DNA sequence from the Arthrobacter crystallopoietes genome:
GTGAAGGCCACCGAGGCGACCAGCTACAAGAACCCCAGCTTTGGCGGCCAGTACTCCGGCTCTTACAAGGTGGGCATGATCCGCGGCGCCTACCACTTCGCCATTCCCAACGTCACCAGCGGCAAGGTCCAGGCGGACTACTTCGTCAACAACGGCGGCGGCTGGTCCGCCGACGGCAGGACGCTGCCGCCGCTGCTGGACATCGAGTTCAACCCGTACCCGGAGCTGGGCAACACCTGCTACAACATGAGCCCCTCGCAGCTGGTCAACTGGGTACGCGACTTCTCCAACCAGATCAAGGCCCGGACCGGCCGGGTGCCGGCGATCTACACCAACGGCAGCTGGTGGAACCAGTGCCTGGGCTACAGCAGCGCCTTCAAGGACCACCCGCTGCACGTCGCGCATTTCTCCACCGGCAATGTCACCTACCCGTGGCTGCCCGCCGGCTGGACCCGCTTCGATATCTGGCAGTACAGCGAATCCGGCCCCTTCCTGGGCGACTCCAACGTCTGGCGCGGCACGCAGGCGCAGCTCGTCGCCTTCGCCAAGTACCCCAACGGCGTGAGCGCCCCGGCACCGGCCGTGGCGCCGAAGCCGGCCGGCGATTACACCGTCACCAGTGCTATCCCCGGCGACCTGAACCGTGACGGCAAGACCGACATGGTCTCGCGCCGCACCGACGGCAGCCTTTGGTACTACCCCGGCAACGGGGCCGGCGGCTACGGCAATGCCGTGAAGATCGGCGGCGGCTGGTACATCTACAACAAGCTGATCGGCGCCGGGAATTACGACGGCGATGCTTACCCTGATCTGCTGGCCCGCCACCGGGACGGCTCGCTCTGGCTCTACCAGGGCACCGGCGCGGGTGGCAGCCAGGCCTTCAAGCCCAGGGTCAAGGTCGGCTCGAGCGGCTGGAACCAGTTCACCGAGGTCATTGCGGCCGGCGACCTGAACGGGGACCGGCGCGGAGACCTGCTGGCCACGCGCGCTGACGGAACCGTATGGTTCTACCCCGGCCTGAGCACCGGGAAGACCGGCTCCCGGGTCCAGGTGGCTGCGGGCTGGAACTACACCAAGCTCGTTGCTCCGGGCGACTACTCCGGCGACGGCAAAGCGGATGTCCTTGCGGTCAAAGCGGACGGCACGCTGTGGCTGTACCGGGGGACCGGCCGGAAGGCGGCCATGAATGCCTCGTTCGGCGTGCCGCAGAAGGTCGGCTCCAGCGGCTGGCAGAAGTTCAGCCAGGTCCTCGGCGCGGGCGACAACAACGGCGACCGGATGCCGGACGTCCTGGGCATCTACCCGGACAAGTCGCTACGTTTCTATGCCGGCACCCAGATGCAGGACAGCTCCGGCATGCTGCCGCGCCTGGCCGCCGGAACGGGCTGGAACGCCTACAACCTGGTGGCGACGCCGGGCGATTTCAACGGCGACGGCAGGGCGGACCTGGTGGCCAGCAAGTCCAACGGCACCCTGTGGTTCGCCGCCGGCAACGGCAGGGGCGGGCACGCCGCCGCGGTGCGCATCGGCACCGGCTGGCAGATCTACACCGCACTTATCGGCGTCGGCGACTTCAACCGGGACGGCGCCAACGACCTGCTGGCCCGCGAAACGGACGGCTCGCTGTGGCTCTACAAGGGCACCGGCAGGGTCAACTCCATCAGCGAAGGCTACATGCCCCGGATCCGCATCGGCGCCAGCGGCTGGAACCAGTTCAACACGCTGCTGGGCGCCGGCGACGTGAACCGGGATGGCAAGAAGGACCTGATCGGCGTGCGCCCGGACGGCACGGCGTGGCTCTATCCGGGAACCGGGACGGGCAAGGTTTCCGCGCGCAGCCGGATCGCCACCGGCTGGAACAAATACGATCACCTCACCGCCGTCGGCGATTACGACGACGGCGGCACCGGCGACCTGACGGCCCGCAAGCCTGACGGAACACTGTGGCTGCTGGCCGGACGCACCACCGCCTCCTCGGGCGGTTGGTTTGCCGCGGAACGAAAGATCGGCAACAGCGGCTGGTCGCAATACAACCGGATCCTCGGGCCCGGAGACGCCGGCACGGACAACAAGGCGGATCTGCTGGCTACCAGGCCGACGGGCGCTCTGTACTACTACGCCGGCACGCGCTTCACGAACAGCGGCGTGAAGCCAGGGGTGCTCAAGGGCACGCTGTAAGAGTCCCTTCTGCCAAGCAGCATCAGCGGCAACACCAGGCGGCGGTTCCGGTTCAAGTTGACTGGGGCCGCCGCTTTGTGCTGCCGGAATCCTTGACCGCACCGCCCGGCAGGCGGATGCTGAACCACACGAGTGCCCCGTCCGGGGTGCGGGCTGTTCATGAAGGAGCTTTGCTGTGCAGACTCTGGACCGGGATGAGCTTATTACGTACATTAACGTTGCTCCTGAGGCCGTTTACGCCATCGTCGCGGACGTCACCAGGACACCTGAATACAGTCCGGAGGTTGCCGAATGCGTCTGGCTTGGCGGCGTTTCAGGGCCCAAGGTCGGTGCGAGGTTCAAGGCCCGCAATATACGGTCGGGCGGGCCAGCTGGCACAATAAGCCGGTGATCACCACGGCGGAGCCGGGCCGGGAGTTCGCGTTCGCCCGGACCGAACCGTTCGCCGGGACCCTGGTCTGGCGCTATCGGTTCGAGCCGGACGGATCTGGAACGCGGGTGACTGAATCCTACGAAGTAGTGCGTCCGATCACGCGGATCGGCTGGTGGATCATCGAATCTGGCAGCAAGGAGAACAAGAACCGGCGGGCAGTCATGCACGGAGGCATGGCCCAAAGCCTCCAGCGGCTCAAGGCACTGGCTGAAAGCAGGGCACGCTGAACGACGACGAACACGCGGCCGAGAACACGGACAACGAGCGGGATCTGGTTGCGTCCGCGCCTCGAAACGGACGGTGGCCTGCCCATCATCACCATGGCTGGCTAAATTTCCTGAACCCCCTCGGCGACGACAACCAGCTCCTGCTCGAATTCGACCTTCTGCTAGGTTTTCCGTCATGCCGGCGGCGAGGACCATGGTGTCCTCACCGACGATGAAAACGTTCGGTCCCGAGGCAAAACCGGCATTAGTGTTCCCGGCTCTGGCGGCGCCATCATGCTGGCACTACGCTGGGCTGAACAAACCATCAGTCTGCTTATGAACGGCGGGAGTCCTTGCTATGAGTGATTTAGGCGACGTGCGCGAGGGAATGGATGTTTTCGACGCATCCGGTGAAAAAGTTGGAACGGTGAAGTCCGTTAAGTTCGGTGATCCGGAGGCGACCACCGCCGAGGGGCAGACCTCCGAGCGGGACCCCAACATCGTCCAGGCCGTGGCGACTGCACTGAGCGGCCAGGCGAACCTGCCGGAAGAACGCAGGGAACGGCTGCTGCGAATGGGCTATGTCGAGGTGGACGGAAAGGGGTTTGGAAACAACTTCTTTGAAGCCTCCGACGCCGTAAAGCGCGTCTCCGGGAACGCTGTACACCTGAACCCCACCCGCGGGGAACGGACAAAATCCTGACCCTGCAATAAGCCTTACCGACATCGCACGCGTACAGCCGCCTCCCAGCGGGCCTGGA
Encoded proteins:
- a CDS encoding GH25 family lysozyme, with amino-acid sequence MTLRKAWQRAVSGATALTISVAGVLVMQPAAAAESLPAPAVTVTEPTETQAPPSSVETGLAKPQTLPDILEPAEPAEDAAPVEIPAADPADEPSEAPAVEAPAVPEPEQTATEPAEDAGAPAADKPVEVDVDKLTQAQKLALLEKLQGEHGAEMGKGLEMRQEREAELKQDDAQEELAETLDVLEIERTAAVTIAAATNRNHWRAPGIQGMDVSGWQPSVNWQTEWNLGARFAYVKATEATSYKNPSFGGQYSGSYKVGMIRGAYHFAIPNVTSGKVQADYFVNNGGGWSADGRTLPPLLDIEFNPYPELGNTCYNMSPSQLVNWVRDFSNQIKARTGRVPAIYTNGSWWNQCLGYSSAFKDHPLHVAHFSTGNVTYPWLPAGWTRFDIWQYSESGPFLGDSNVWRGTQAQLVAFAKYPNGVSAPAPAVAPKPAGDYTVTSAIPGDLNRDGKTDMVSRRTDGSLWYYPGNGAGGYGNAVKIGGGWYIYNKLIGAGNYDGDAYPDLLARHRDGSLWLYQGTGAGGSQAFKPRVKVGSSGWNQFTEVIAAGDLNGDRRGDLLATRADGTVWFYPGLSTGKTGSRVQVAAGWNYTKLVAPGDYSGDGKADVLAVKADGTLWLYRGTGRKAAMNASFGVPQKVGSSGWQKFSQVLGAGDNNGDRMPDVLGIYPDKSLRFYAGTQMQDSSGMLPRLAAGTGWNAYNLVATPGDFNGDGRADLVASKSNGTLWFAAGNGRGGHAAAVRIGTGWQIYTALIGVGDFNRDGANDLLARETDGSLWLYKGTGRVNSISEGYMPRIRIGASGWNQFNTLLGAGDVNRDGKKDLIGVRPDGTAWLYPGTGTGKVSARSRIATGWNKYDHLTAVGDYDDGGTGDLTARKPDGTLWLLAGRTTASSGGWFAAERKIGNSGWSQYNRILGPGDAGTDNKADLLATRPTGALYYYAGTRFTNSGVKPGVLKGTL
- a CDS encoding SRPBCC family protein yields the protein MQTLDRDELITYINVAPEAVYAIVADVTRTPEYSPEVAECVWLGGVSGPKVGARFKARNIRSGGPAGTISR
- a CDS encoding PRC-barrel domain-containing protein gives rise to the protein MSDLGDVREGMDVFDASGEKVGTVKSVKFGDPEATTAEGQTSERDPNIVQAVATALSGQANLPEERRERLLRMGYVEVDGKGFGNNFFEASDAVKRVSGNAVHLNPTRGERTKS